The Prionailurus viverrinus isolate Anna unplaced genomic scaffold, UM_Priviv_1.0 scaffold_49, whole genome shotgun sequence nucleotide sequence TATGTTCTCCTcaattctttctaatttttttttaaatgtttatttatttttgagagagagagacagagagacagagagacagagcatgagcaggggaggggcagagaggcagagggagacatagaatctgaagcaggctccagcctctgagctgtcagcacagagcccgacaaggcgctggaactcactaactgtgagatcgtgacctgagccaaagtcagccgctgaacagactgagtcacccaggcgccccatgttctccTCAATTCTTACCTACTTTGCCTGCATTTGCCCATTTCTGCATTTTTCATTAGTCACATGGATGTTCCCTGGAGCCGTAAGAAGGAAAAACACTCTCCCAGTCTCCTGGTGGCTCCACTCAACCGTGCTGAGGTTGGAGGGATAGTGTGGCTCAGACAGTAGGTGCTTGAATCAAACAGACCCGGCCTCTGTCAGCCTCCATTCTTCACCTAGAACCGGTGTAGAGACGACAGTACCCAGCTCACCAGGCTGTCCTGAGAATTACACATGACGATGTGGGTCGGGAGCATAGCATAGCGCCTGCACACAGAAGATtttgatttcattctattttcccAGGGTGGTCACCACAATCACAGCAGGCACTAGTGGCAGAATTCTGGCTACCAGAGTGGCTCGCCTAATTGGCAAGTGAGGAATTTCCACCTCAGTGTTGGAGCACGTGGAAGCGTCATGAAGAGTGAAAACTACGCTCTCTCGAGTTATGTCGAATGGCGTGACTATCCCCTGCCTGCTGTGGCCCACATCGACAACGTCCGCCAGCCAGAAGGCCTTGAAAGAGAAGAGGCCTTCCTGCAGCATCCTCTCCACTGATGAAAAAGCTGAATCGTGCCACATTCAGTTCAACGAGAGCTTGGCTGAAACGAACAGGAGCACAAACAAGCAGAAGATGGTTGTAGGCACCACCATGTTCTCCATCAGCCACTGCTCTCGTTCTGATCTGGGAGAAGCACTGCGTGTACGGCCCCATCCCGCAACCTCTGAAGAGGAGTGGGTGGCCAAGCAGACTGAGAGGAGGCTCAACTTGGAAGGCCAGCCCAATCGAGGGCTTCTCAGTCAAGCGGGACTACGACAAAAACGAGTGGAAGAAACAGTAGCCCGCCACCCGGCCATCTGAGCCTCGCCTTGTCCTGCAACCTCCACGCAGCTCGGTGTACTTGCTGGGAACTGTTGTGTCGCAGCACCGATGCTAACAGGTGAGCAGCTTACGTGACaaaaaatatttcccccaaactatgctacactgcctctctctctgcctcactcacCCCGACCGACCAATTGTCCCAGCACTTGTCTTCTCTGATTTGAAACAAGGCCAGGAAAGCACAACGTTCTTATTCTAGTGTTTCTAAGTTCTTTGCTCATGcaaattgaggttttttttttaatatatgaaatttattgtcaaattggtttccatgcaacactcagtgctcatcccaaaagatgccctcttcaatacccatcacctaccttcctctccctcccacccccatcaaccctcagtttgttctcagttttgaagagtctcttatgctttggctctctcccaccctaacctctttttttttccttcccctcccccatgggtttctgttaagtttctcaggatccacctaagagtgaaaacatacggtatctgtcttcctctgcatggcttatttcacttagcatcacactctccagttccatccacgttgctacaaagggccatatttcgttctttctcattgccacgtagtactccattgtgtatacaaaccacaatatctttatccattcatcagttgatgggacatctaggctctttccataatttggctatcgttgagagtgctgccataaacattggggtacaagggcccctatgcatcagtactcccctatcccttgggtaaattcttagcagtgctactgctgggtcatagggtaggtctatttttaattttctgaggaacctccacactgttttccagagtggctgcacccaaACTGAGTTTCTTCTTGTGGCAGAAAACAGATCCAGCCACGACAGGGATGCGGGGAAACCACCATTCTGCTGGTGCCAGAATTCTGGCACATTTTCTCGAGAGCCACTCTGTATGCTAGATCTGCCTCTTGGAATCCATCTTAAGAAAACAGCCATTCACGCAGAGACTTATACACAAGAATCCCACCGAAACATTATGTGTAATAGGAAAAAAGTTGCGAAGAACTAAAGTGCTGAACAAATGCATCATAATACATCTTGTACGTATCCATGCAATAAGATATTTTTGAAGAAGTTTTAGACAGAGGGAAAGCCCAAAAATGTTTCAGGAATTAAAAACTGATGCTAAACTTGAAAAAGCTTACTCCTTGCTATGATTGTTATACATTTAACGTATTCCTACAACCCTAAAGCTACGAGAGTATTCTGAAATCCTGACAGTAGTCAATGTTGAATGACAGGACCCAAGCaatcttaatttcctttcatttcgtCAATTGTATTCGATCGCCTTGTACTAGAGTACTAGAACCAGAACCTCCCCTCCAACCTGAGGACACACGGAAGAAAATCTGGGTGCTGAAAAGAAACTCAGATACGGAACATTAACTCGGTTTTATTATCTGTATTCTTTAAGCAGCAACCAAAACAAGTGGGCACAGAGCACCCAAGGGCCAGTACAGGCAAATAACCAAGCCCCAGAAATAAAGTGGCAACTACTGCAAAGGTCACGCCCCTGGGGAAGGGCACATGGCCTTCCACTGGATACTGTCATGGACTCAGCCCCCTTTTCCAGGCCGAGGCCTAGAAAAAATCGCGGGCACCAAGTGCTGCATGGTCTGCACCACCATGGAAAGCTGGTTGAGCAAGGAGGCGGTGGAAATCTGCAGGAGGACAGGGTCTTCAGCAGTTAGTCGGCTAAAAGTAAGGGGAAAAGGAAATCACTTTAGATTTGAGAACTCCTGGCCCTCCTCACTCCAATCTCCCCCCTCAAGGTTACTCCTCCGTGTCTCCCTTAGAGCAACCCCTGAGGCTGCCACAGACCCGGGGCCCCATGTGCCTCCTTAGACCAAGCCCTTGGTGTCTGCACATCTCCAACCGAAGTGTCCGTCGGGCAGAGGTTACCTCAGCTCCCCACGGCCTCCCGCCAGCCCCTTCTAGAACTTACATAAACAAGTCACTGCCAATCACTGTGAGCTCCGTGTGAACCGCTTCGTGGTAGCATTCGGCACTCGAGGTCAGGTACTGGTAGGTCAGCTCCGCATCCACGTAACACAGGAAAGGCACCGTGAGGGCACTGGTGGACATTCGGTTAAGGCATATCTGGGTGGACCTCATGGAGGAGGCTTCCTTGCCCATCGGAGGCCCGCCTTCCCCCAGACCGCCCTTAGGGCCACCCAAGACCACCTCGGCCGCCCCTTCAGGAAACGTGCATCACGGCACCCCCAGCTGCTTCCTCCAGCCTCCCTCggcccccccccacttcccttctgtGCCCCCGCAAGTCCCCAAAACCTCTCCCGCCCATCCACCGgggcccccacctgcctcccctcccggccattccccactgccccccccccccgacctcgGGAGCTCCTTGGAAAGGATACAATTCCAAAACTTGCTTTTCTGAGGCTTCCCCGGAGGCCGAGGCCGAGGCCGAAGCCTCTCCCCCCTGCCTTGGGGCGGGAGATGCCCCCTCGACCTGGGGAGCTTCCCCAGCCACGGTGCCCGACGTCGCGGTGCCGTCCCGGCCTCCGGGATTTCCGGGGCCACTGGATGAGCCAGCACTACCCGTCGCACCACCGGTGCCGTCGTCCAGGATCTGCGCGCCGTCCGCGCCGTCCGCACCGTCGCCCGGGGCCTGCATGGCCCCCACACCCGCCCGCTCAGAGGCCGCCGCCAAACCGCACGCCCCGCCGACCGCTGAGGCGCTGGGACTGCTTCACGAAGCTCCGCCCCTCCATGCGCAAGGCTGCTGGGGATGCCCAGGGCGCCTGCGCAGACAGACCTCTGGTGAGGTTTCTGGCATGTGATTGGTTCCCGCCAAGCTGGCCCGGCTGCCCACGGGCCGCCAGGGAGACCCCGTCGGCAGCGCTGGAGAGACAGGGCTCCCTGACGAAGCCCCGCCCCCAGTACGCGACGCAACTCAGTCTCCCTTGCGCGCCTGTGCAAACAGGCCCCTCCTATTCTGGACGGAGGGTTAGAGTAGGAGCGTGGGGGTGGCGGAAGGTGGAGGGGGACAGACAAAGGGGGACAGAAAAAGGGGCAAATGTGGCGCGGGTAATGCGGTCAAGACGTGGCTGCCTTAGCTTTGTGGGGACGCTGGCCACCATGGTTAGGACTTGGAGAAGTGTGCACTGAGGGAAAGAATCTGCCGGTATCCCTGTGGTCCCTCGGTGCGTCTCAATTGCCCCATCGACACATGGCGGGTGGAGGGTGGCAAGCTGAGGGAAGTTGGATCGTTTCACAAAGTGTCTGCCACTCTCAAACTTTCCCGTTTCTGAGAATAACGGCATTCCTCGCTTGCAAGAGCTATTGATATGTTCTGGATAGAAGTCCCTTATcaaacacatgatttttttttttttttcaatttgttttttcaacgtttatttatttttgggacagagagagacagagcatgaacgggggaggggcagagagagagggagacacagaatcggaaacaggctccaggctccgagccatcagcccagagcccgacgtggggctcgaactcacggaccgcgagatcgtgacctggccgaagtcggacgcttaaccgactgcgccacccaggcgcccctcaaacacatgattttaaattaaaatacattcgCCCATTTTATGGGTTGTCTTCTCACTTTCTTGATTGGTACTGTTTGCagaacaaaacttttaaattttgacataGTCGGTTATCGATGGTTTCTTTGTCACTAACGTTTTTGGCCCCCATTCTatagagagaaaggcagatactCTGTGCAATACACAGTCCCACTGGGCAGTCACCTGTGTCAAAGAGTGGTGACTATGTGCATGCTGAGGTCACGCTCCTAAAAGCGGCTCATTCACTGGGTTCGATGGCTAATTCTATGTATCAGCTTGCCTGGGCATAGGGTACCCTGACAGAAcgttatttctgggtgtgtctgcaaGGATACTTCCGGATGGGATGAGCGTTTGAATCTGTGGACTCAGTAAAGTAGACCCCCAATGTTGAGCAGGCATCGTCCAATCCATTGAGAGcctgaatgaaacaaaaagtgGAGGAATGAAGGAGGAATTTGGTCTCTCCCCCAGGCCTTTCCTCTGCCTCACTGTTGAGCTGTGACATCACATCTCACCTTGTCCTGCCCCCTGGGACTGGCATTTACACTGTTACCAGCTCCCTTGGTTCTCAGACCTTCAGACTCAGGCTGAATTACACCATCAGCTTTGCCGGGTCTCCCGCTCAGCTTGCAGGCAGCAGGTCATGGGACCACTCAGCTTCCATTCTCATctatcctatctatctatctatctatctatctatcatctaatctgaatgaatgaattatctgTTGGTTTGGCTTCTCTGGAataccctgactaatacagatttGGTACCAGGAGTGGTTCTAGAGGAACAGAATTTTAAGGATGGGTTCTCGGAATTGGTTCTGAGGTTTCTGGAATTGGCTCCAATCTGATTAGATTTAAAGATGCTCGTGACTGTTTCTGGTAGCAAAGAGAACACTGGTAGCCTGTGACGTAAGCTGATAGAGATATGCAAAATATATGCACTGGCTACTCCTAATCAACTACTTATAAGAAACAAGGAGCTGGGTGACTCTTCTATGATACTTTTGAACCTCTTTGGAaaactaacaaatataatgaCATTGGTTGGTAGCTCCTAATGTGGTTTGGGAACGTGGTTAAATGGAAGGATGAGCTCAGAGATTTGAATTCCCAGCTCAAACACCACATCACCGGCCTAGGGGCTTCTATGTGTGCCCTTTAAGAAATCCTACCGTTCTTTAGCCACAGAGCCAAAACTGCTGAAAATTCAAATGCAGAACCTAAGTGCAACTAACTGAACTATAATGCAAGTTGAACTCCCAGACTTGAAGTGTGCCCGCTGTGAAACTGAGGCCATTGATTGGGAAACAATGGGATCCTCTAAGTTGAGACGGAGACTACATGTGGGAAGACACTGCTGAGGCTGGGGGCATTGAGcccctaaattctttttttaaaaagtttatttcggggcgcctgggtggcacagtcggttaagcgtccgacttcagccaggtcacgatctcgcggtccgtgagttcgagccccgcgtcaggctctgggccgatggctcagagcctggagcctgtttccgattctgtgtctccctctctctctgcccctcccccgttcatgctctgtctctctctgtcccaaaaataaaataaacgttgaataaaaaaaataaaataaaatgtttatttatttatttattatttatttatttatttaattttgggagagaatgacagagtgtgagcgggggaggggcagagagagagggagacagaatccgaagcaggctccaggccctgaggtgtcagcacggagcctgatgaggggctcaaacccacggactgcgagatcatgacctgagccgaagtcggacgcttaaccaactgagccacccaggtgccccattgggCCCCTAAATTCTGATGAGTCTTCTTTACCAGTGGAaatggcctccccacccccagtagAAGTGGCCTATTTACCCCCAGTGGCAGCAGCCTCCTAGCTCACAGTGGTATGGGCCTCTCCACCCGCCTCTGAGGGGATTAGCCACACATTGCCCAAGGAAACCATAACGGCCTCCCCGAGGCAGTTGCCGTGCAAGATAATGCTGATTCTCTTCAGGACCTACCCCCACCACCCCTTTTTGCTTCTAGACCTATAAGTAGACTCAAGTCCCAGCAGGCCCCTACAGGCAAGTTACAAAGTGTGACACATGAGGAGGTATGTTCCACTCCAAAAGAATGACTTGACTTTTCTAATTTATACAGACAGAAATCTGGGGAGCATGTGTGGGAATAGATACTGAGGGTGTGGGACAACGGTGGAAGGGACATAAAGTTGGATCGGGCCAAATTTATTGACGTGGGCTCGCTAAGCAGGCATCCTTCATTTAATATTGCATCTCCAGGAATTAGAAAGGTCTctaaaggtttgtttgtttggctgcAACATGGACCTAAAGGCGGCTCACCATGAACAGATTAGAAATGCTGGACCTACCTCGTTTTAGTATAGAGGAAGGGATCAAAAGGCTCAGGTAGGTTGAAATGTTAGAGTGGATTTGCTCATTCCCCCTGGTAGGTCTTTCCCCAATACTGTGAGGAGGactacggggcacctgggtggctcaattggtgaagtgcctgacttcactcaggtcaagatctcacagtctgtgagtttgagtcctgggtcgggctctgtgctgacagctcggagcctggagcctgcttcggattctgtgtctcactctctctctctgcccctcacccactcacactctgtttctctctctcaaaaataaataaacattaaaaaaagtttaaaaaatactgtgaagACTGCATTTGTGAAGGGTGCATTAGCATCCTTGCAGAGCTCCTTGATTGCTCTCCTCTGTTGGTCAGACCTCATAGAGGGAGCTGCAGTCACTGAATTGGGAAACCCAAATGCAGTGGGAGTAATCAGGCCCCTCTGTGGCAGGGATCAATGGGTGGCACTTAATCACCAAAGGCAGGGGGTGACTACATTTTCTCTAATGGATGGCAGATGCAAACCAGCAATCAGAATAGCCCGACTCCTGCAGACCCTAGCGTAAGGGCTAATTGAGCATGATGTGACTAGAAGTGGAATAGGAAGCCTACTAAATTAATCTGTATAAGGAAAAACATCTAGGTCAAGTGAACACCAGTCTAGCCTGAATCATTAAAAGCAGAAAGTCATGGCCCCTCACTTAATTTCTATACTTGAACCAGTTTACAGACCCGGAACTGCTTGAAAGAAGGGGAGGCCAGTTTCCCTTGAGGAGGGTCCCTGGCACCCTGCTGAAAATTTATAACTCCTagtctttttttctcccagccTTCCCCAAAGGACCTATGGCCTTTTACTAAGGTAAGAGTACATTGAGAAGTAGTTAATCTTTTCAGGGACTACTGGACCCTGGCTCTGAACTGATGCTAATTCCAGGAGACCCAAAACATCACTCTGGCCAACCGGTCAGAGTAGGAGGTGATGGAGGTCAGGTGATCCACGGAGTTTTAACTTAGGTATGATTCACAGTGGGCCCAGTGGGCTCTCAAGCCCATCCTGCGGTTATGTCCCCAGTTCCAGAATGCATAATTGAAATCGACATTCTTTGCCACTACACATGGCTCCTGTGACCTTGGGATGAGGGTCAAGTTGAAGCCACTAAAACTGCTTCTACCTAGGAGAATAGTAAACTGAAAGCAATACCACATTCATGGAGGGATTGCAGAATTATTGCTACCATCAAGGACTTGAAAGATGCGGGGGTGTTGATTCCCACCACATCCCCATTCAACTTTCCTACCTGGCCTGTGCAGAAGACAGGTGAATCTTAGAGAATGACACTACATTATCGTAAACTCAACCAGGTGGTGACTTCAACTCCAGCTGCTGTACCAGATGTGGTTTCATTGCTTGAGCAAATAAGTTATTGCATCTGgcccctctttaaaaaaattttttttatgttaatttatttttgagagacagagacagagagagagagagagagcacgagcaggggaggggcagagagagagggagacacataatccgaagcagtcATCTGGCCCCTCTCATACCAGAAAAAGAGCCACAACACCTGCTGGGCCTCTTTGGATTTTGGAGGCAATGTAGTCACCATTGGGTATATTACTCCGACGACTCATTTACTGAGTGACCTGAAAAGCTGCTAGTTTTGAGGGCGGCCCAGAACAAAAGAAGGCTCTGCAACCAGCCCAGGTGGCTGTGCAATCTACTCTGCCACGTGATCCAGCTGATCTGATGGTGCTTGAGGTATCGGTGGCAGCTGAGGATGCCGTTTGGAGCCCTTGGCAGGTACCTCTAGGTGAATCACAGCACAGACCTTTAGGATTTTGGAGCAAGGCCGTGCACCATCTGTTTTCCTTTGGAGAAACAGCTCTTGGCCTGCTACTGGGCCTTACTAGAGACTGAACACCTGACAACAGGCCACCAAGTTACCATGCAATTAGAGCTGCCCATCATAAGTTGGCTGTTATCTGGTCCGCCAAGCCATAAAATTGGGCATGGACACCATCAAATGGAAATGGTGTACATGTAACCAGGCTTGAGCAGGTCCTGAGGGCATGAGGAAGTAAAAACatggcccaggggcacctggctggctgagtcagaagagcatgtgcctcttgatctcagggtcgtgagattgagccttacactgggtgtagagattacttaaataaaataaataaataaactgaaattttttttaaagtgaaaacgTGGCCCAAATGCCCACAGTCTCCACACCTGCTACATGATTTTCTCCCTCCCAGCCTGCACCTATGACCTCATGAGGAGCTCCCTATGATCagtggacagaggaagagaagacttGCGCCTGGTTTACAGGTGGTTCTGCATGACCCACAGGTGGACAGGTGTGGCACAACAGCTCCAGTCTAGGACACCCTCTGGGACAGTGGTGAAGGGGAACCCTCCCAATAGGCAGAGATCCCGGCAGTATACCTGGTTGTTCACTGTTCTTCGAAGGAGAAACAGCCAGACATTCAATTATATACCAGCCAGTGGGCCCTGGCCAATGGTTTGGCTGAATGGTGAGGGATTTGGAAGGAGCATCATTGAAGAGCTGGTGACAAAGAAGCTTGGGGAAAAGACATTTCTGAATGGGCAAAAAGCACGAAGGCATCTTTGTCCCATGTGAATGCTCACAAAAGAGCGACTTTAGCAGAGAATTTTTATAATCAAACGGATAGGGTGACCCATCCTATGGATTCCAGTCAGCCTCTTTCCCGAGCCAGTCTTGTGTTTGCACAATGGCCTCATGAACAAAGTGGCCATGGTAGCAGGGATGGAGGTGATGCGTGGACTCAGCGACAGGGACTTAAACTCACCGGGCTGCCCTGGCTGTAGCCACTGAGTGTCCAATCTGCCAGCAACAGAGACCGACACTGAATCCTTGAAATGGCACCGATATTCAGAGTAATCAACCAGCTCCTGGTGGCATGTTGATGACATTGGACCCCTTCCATTGTGGAGAGGGCTGTATTTTGTCCTTATTGGAATACAATTTACTCAGGATATGGGTTTGCCTTCC carries:
- the LOC125159355 gene encoding cancer/testis antigen 1-like; protein product: MQAPGDGADGADGAQILDDGTGGATGSAGSSSGPGNPGGRDGTATSGTVAGEAPQVEGASPAPRQGGEASASASASGEASEKQVLEFALTVPFLCYVDAELTYQYLTSSAECYHEAVHTELTVIGSDLFIRLTAEDPVLLQISTASLLNQLSMVVQTMQHLVPAIFSRPRPGKGG